From the Xiphophorus couchianus chromosome 11, X_couchianus-1.0, whole genome shotgun sequence genome, the window ACGTCTCTCGGTCTAACATCTCCGTTGAGCTGCAATATCAGGAGTTTCTGGAAGAGGTGATCACCTTCACTCTTTGCACAATCATATCCTGCGTGTTTCTCTTCATTAATGGAACCATGTTGTTCACTCTGAGGAGTAAATCTGTGTTTCGGGACACCTGTCGGTATATTCTCCTGTTCAACCTCCTTCTTGCAGATACTGTACAGTTATCACTGAGTATGGTTCTATTCCTACTTGCTGTTTGTAGAATTAAACTAACATATCCTGTATGTGGTTCTATAACTTCATTATCAAATCTGACCAATGTAATCTCTCCTCTCACACTGATGGTGATGTCTCTGGAGCGCTGTGTAGCTGTCTGCCTCCCTTTGCGGCATGCGGTCATCATAACCATCACCAACATCAGAATGGCTATTGTTGCTCTCTGGGCTCTCAGCTCTTTACACAATTTCACTCGTATTGCTTTGCTGTTAGACTTTCCATTCGAAGATCTAGAGACTCTGCAGATGGAACGTTTTTGCTCTGACTTTGCTATGCTGCTTGGCCCCAGCTCTAAAGATTATGACAATGCCTTCactggttttctgtttgtttcagccGGCCTAATAGTAATTTCCTCCTATGTTGGTGTAATTATAGCAGCCAGGTCGGCCTCTGAGGGCAAATCTTCCACCCTGAAGGCTCGTAACACCCTGCTGCTACATCTGGTGCAGTTGTGTCTCAGTCTGTCCTCAACTGTTTATAACCCAATCATAGGACCCATTTCAAAAATCATTACAAGGGTCGAATTCAGCCGATTACAAAGATTTCTATATATAGTCATTATTATTTCCCCCAGATGTTTAAGTTCTCTCATCTATGGCCTTAGAGATCAGACCATCAGACCCGTCCTCCTGCAAAATCTATGCTGCTGagttacagtacagaccaaaagtttggacacaccttccaattcaatgggttttctttattttcatgactatttataaggcaagaaatcccacttattaacctgacagggcacacctatgaagtgaaaaccatttcaggtgacgacctcttgaagctcatcaagaaaatgcagagtgtgtgcaaagcagtaatcacagcaaaaggttgctactttgaagaaactacaatataaggggtattttcagttgttttacacttttttgtttagtgcatatttccacatgtgttattcatagttttgatgccttcagtgtgaatctacaatgtcaatagtcatgaaaataaaggaaactcattgaattaaaaggtgtgtccaaacttttggtctgtactgtatgtcaaaaatgtttcagcCAGACGTTCTTAAATTATGTTTAGGTGATCGAAAACATATCTGAGCGAGGAATACAGAGATACTTTCAGCTACTACTGTAAATGCTAAATTAAACTGCttggaaaaacataaacaaccaaatgtagcatttattaaagcagcagagctgattatgttcaaaagtaaaatgaagACCCAGCGTTGGTTCATCAGTATGCTGTGGAGAGGCTGTGCAGGGATCAAATCATTGATGTCTGCAGCTTTTTCCATTAACCCAATGCTTCTCAGAGGAAGGTATTCCAGGTAGCTCAAAGTGTTAATGCACTTCATTTTTAGGTCACATAAACATGTAATATGGgtcagtaacactttattgaGGTTATATATTCAGCTTGTAGgggttttaaaatgtcagaatttcgTAAACTACAAGATGTTTGTACAATAATTCCTGAGAAACCAAATGTAATGGTTTCAAAATGacgcattttcttttcttcaactTCATCCAGAAGCTTTTCAATAAGATTGTTTTTGCAAATCTGCTAATCTATTAATGCACTAATAGTGAcgcaattttttttcacttagtgtattagctaactttgaaaacatttagcacacaaCCTTTATTTAGGGGAatcttatttatatattaatttaattggccgttttgaaaactttctgttGAATTAATTTTGACATCAGTGAAATTTGGTTATTGACTTAGACGATTATACTCTTGCTCTTACTTTGAAGTGGTGAAAACTACGCAGCAATTCTGTTTCCGCGCCTCAAGTGTTTTTCCCCAGCAAACATTACAGAGCAAATGGCAAATATACAGCAAATAAATGAGGCTAGAGAAGAATACGACATATGAATAAACAACCACTGGgtgttaaataaatgcaaaaactcGCATGTATGAATTGTTTTAACAGCTTCTCCACCAGAGATGAAATGCTAATGTTTATTCTGCAACCAGAATGCATCGCTGTAGaactgcaacaaaacatttaaatatcagaatatcAAAAGCACTTGAA encodes:
- the LOC114153650 gene encoding odorant receptor 131-2-like — translated: MSYVSRSNISVELQYQEFLEEVITFTLCTIISCVFLFINGTMLFTLRSKSVFRDTCRYILLFNLLLADTVQLSLSMVLFLLAVCRIKLTYPVCGSITSLSNLTNVISPLTLMVMSLERCVAVCLPLRHAVIITITNIRMAIVALWALSSLHNFTRIALLLDFPFEDLETLQMERFCSDFAMLLGPSSKDYDNAFTGFLFVSAGLIVISSYVGVIIAARSASEGKSSTLKARNTLLLHLVQLCLSLSSTVYNPIIGPISKIITRVEFSRLQRFLYIVIIISPRCLSSLIYGLRDQTIRPVLLQNLCC